The Magnolia sinica isolate HGM2019 chromosome 10, MsV1, whole genome shotgun sequence genome includes a window with the following:
- the LOC131257634 gene encoding zinc finger CCCH domain-containing protein 2-like: protein MRRWPISSLRPSSDDSDEDTDDLDSDDAYASDSSRMYEFKVRRSARGRSHDWTECPFAHPGEKARHRDPRRFHYSAEICPDFRRSGSCRLGDACELSHGVFECWLHPARYRTQPCKDGRDCKRKICFFAHTPRQLRVLPLRSSITADSRAVLDDCILCAAAAANLSHASPPISPPLSPPESYSPISYHRETSTVDLRRLSSLDFLLTGVSYNQTMVTNLVGSVKCVDLAPCSGKQFSAMKACSEERERDGTGPDLEWVNELLM from the coding sequence ATGCGCAGATGGCCCATCTCTTCCCTCCGTCCATCATCCGACGACTCCGACGAGGACACAGACGATCTCGACTCCGACGATGCGTACGCCTCCGACTCGTCCCGGATGTACGAATTCAAGGTCCGCCGCAGCGCCCGAGGGCGGAGTCACGACTGGACGGAATGCCCGTTCGCCCATCCCGGCGAGAAGGCCCGACATAGGGACCCGAGAAGGTTCCACTACTCGGCCGAGATCTGCCCCGATTTCCGCCGTTCCGGATCGTGCCGCCTCGGCGACGCGTGCGAGCTCTCGCACGGTGTTTTCGAGTGCTGGCTTCATCCAGCCCGCTACCGCACGCAACCATGCAAGGACGGTCGAGATTGCAAACGCAAGATCTGCTTCTTCGCTCACACCCCTCGCCAGCTCCGCGTCCTGCCGCTACGATCCTCCATCACCGCCGATTCTCGAGCCGTTCTGGACGACTGCATCCTCTGCGCTGCTGCAGCAGCGAATTTATCACATGCATCTCCTCCAATTTCTCCACCTCTTTCTCCTCCTGAATCATATTCACCGATTTCGTACCATCGAGAAACATCAACCGTTGATCTCCGCCGTCTATCATCGTTGGATTTTCTTCTCACTGGTGTTAGCTATAACCAGACCATGGTCACGAATCTCGTCGGATCGGTGAAATGCGTGGATCTCGCTCCTTGCAGCGGCAAACAGTTCTCTGCCATGAAAGCTTGTAGTGAAGAACGTGAGAGAGATGGAACCGGACCGGATCTGGAATGGGTGAATGAGCTACTGATGTAG